A window from Chitinophaga filiformis encodes these proteins:
- a CDS encoding lipocalin family protein produces the protein MKTTTMKWALMAMVSACMFFSCKKDEDKPSGCEINKANLSGSYKFTAVEYKQSASATPVNYMQFMEDCEKDNILELRNDGTYEYKDAGNVCASHEVEKGSWNLQGHILTLDDEPLPGTITSFDCKTLVYYVENGITDGDRMTYTMTKQ, from the coding sequence ATGAAAACAACTACTATGAAATGGGCTTTAATGGCAATGGTCTCTGCCTGTATGTTTTTCTCCTGTAAGAAAGATGAAGATAAACCCTCCGGTTGCGAAATTAACAAGGCGAACCTTTCCGGATCTTATAAGTTTACCGCTGTGGAATATAAGCAGAGCGCATCGGCTACGCCGGTGAACTATATGCAGTTTATGGAAGACTGTGAGAAGGATAATATCCTGGAATTAAGAAATGATGGCACCTACGAGTACAAAGATGCTGGTAATGTTTGTGCCTCACATGAAGTTGAAAAGGGTTCCTGGAACCTGCAGGGGCATATCCTTACCCTGGATGATGAGCCGCTGCCGGGCACTATTACCAGCTTTGATTGTAAAACACTGGTCTATTATGTGGAGAACGGGATCACTGATGGGGATAGAATGACATATACTATGACAAAACAATAA
- a CDS encoding PQQ-dependent sugar dehydrogenase: MEKKYLITSLLLPLFLLFSSLSLSAQSLPANFQRVQVASGISSPAALAFLPDGRILVCQETGQLRVIKNGSLLSAPAITLSVNSSGERGLIGIAVDPNFSTNHYIYLYYTNTSGPHNRVSRFTMTGDVAGSETALLDLPTLSAIYHNGGGLSFGNDGKLYVSVGDNKVGDNARNLDSYMGKLLRINTDGSVPTGNPFSGGAARSRVWAYGLRNPFTNAIDPVSGKIFIDDVGESTWEEINDATTGGRNFGWPDQEGTCSSNCTGLTNPLYRYSTNRDGTPPDGQGCAINGGTFFNGAISNYPATYNGKYFFLDYCGGWINYLNPASPTRTAFATGLGGGLVYIKQGIDGNLYFLSRDNGALYKIIYTGTQAPAITTQPKSLTVPQGQTATFSVIATGNPAPTYQWRKNGVNITNATAATYAIANVQPADSGLYSVVVTNSAGNVTSSNAKLTVAQPNVLPVATITTPVNNAKFRAGDTVSFAGTGTDVEDGTLPASAFHWWVDFHHANHVHPGPQLRDSVKAGTFVISDGGHTETDIWYRIYLAVKDSRGEVDTTYVEMRPVTSNITLKTEPAGLQLRLNDIPFTTPYSSATLSGMVRPMDAPSPQTLNGVTYIFDHWAHGGARVQNIRITDNDTTFTAIFKAAPATINLLPVQDAYVRDGTNAATTFGVTDSTLLITKVAPAGQLNNGRETYLTFDLTNRASAVSSVVLKVFGYVDAGGSLISIPVGAYAVSNTSWSEKTINWNNKPAADTTLLSSAILTNEAARYYTWDLTSYVQRELAAGRRKITLALKSQQAHDPRVLLNSKEAGANAPQLSIIADSTGDPNCVPVVASSDDGNVAANAIDNDLNTRWSASGNGQWIQFCLGNTATVTGVDIAFYKGDTRRALFDVQVSPDGNAWSNAATGLQSSGTSLSFESFNFTARTAKYVRILGHGNNVNEWNSYAEVKIKTTANAAADKAVSLSALTVYPNPAGASFTVKFNLPSNGYTTLAVYDMGGKQLLVPVNGRLAAGAYTKTVSAVSLPAGMYVVKLVHNGKVSSLKIIRE; the protein is encoded by the coding sequence ATGGAAAAAAAGTACCTTATTACCAGCTTACTGTTACCGCTGTTCTTACTGTTTTCATCGCTGTCGCTCAGTGCACAATCGTTACCTGCCAATTTTCAGCGGGTACAGGTAGCGAGCGGCATCAGCAGCCCTGCTGCGTTGGCATTTCTTCCTGACGGCCGTATCCTTGTATGCCAGGAAACGGGCCAGTTGCGTGTGATCAAAAACGGAAGTTTATTATCTGCACCAGCTATCACACTGTCAGTCAATTCCAGCGGAGAACGTGGCCTGATCGGGATTGCGGTAGACCCCAACTTCTCCACTAATCATTATATCTATCTGTATTACACCAATACTTCAGGGCCGCATAACCGTGTGAGCCGTTTTACCATGACTGGCGATGTTGCCGGCAGCGAAACTGCATTGCTCGATCTTCCTACACTAAGCGCTATTTATCACAACGGCGGCGGTTTATCTTTTGGTAACGATGGTAAGCTGTATGTATCCGTAGGTGATAATAAGGTGGGTGACAATGCCAGGAATCTTGACAGCTATATGGGGAAATTGTTACGTATCAATACGGATGGCTCGGTACCAACGGGAAATCCCTTTAGCGGCGGCGCGGCCCGTAGCCGGGTATGGGCATATGGCCTGCGGAATCCTTTTACGAATGCCATTGATCCGGTAAGCGGTAAGATCTTTATCGATGATGTTGGTGAATCCACCTGGGAAGAGATCAATGATGCCACTACCGGTGGGCGTAACTTTGGCTGGCCGGATCAGGAAGGGACCTGTAGCTCCAACTGTACGGGGTTGACCAATCCCTTGTACAGGTATAGTACCAACAGGGATGGTACTCCTCCCGATGGTCAGGGCTGTGCCATCAATGGTGGTACGTTTTTCAATGGCGCCATCAGCAACTATCCTGCCACCTACAACGGTAAATATTTCTTCCTGGATTATTGTGGCGGATGGATCAACTACTTAAATCCCGCATCTCCTACAAGGACGGCTTTCGCTACCGGATTAGGGGGTGGGCTTGTCTATATTAAACAGGGCATTGATGGCAATCTCTATTTTCTCAGCAGGGATAATGGCGCATTGTACAAGATTATTTATACGGGTACACAGGCGCCTGCAATAACGACACAGCCAAAATCACTTACTGTGCCACAGGGACAAACTGCTACCTTCAGCGTAATAGCTACCGGCAATCCCGCACCTACTTATCAGTGGAGAAAGAATGGAGTTAATATTACGAATGCAACGGCAGCTACTTATGCTATTGCCAATGTACAACCGGCAGATTCCGGTCTTTACAGCGTAGTGGTGACCAACAGCGCGGGTAATGTTACCAGTAGTAATGCAAAACTGACTGTTGCCCAACCTAACGTATTACCTGTTGCTACCATTACAACACCTGTGAACAATGCTAAGTTCCGCGCCGGAGATACTGTTTCATTTGCAGGTACCGGTACTGATGTGGAAGATGGTACGCTGCCGGCCAGTGCATTTCACTGGTGGGTTGATTTCCATCATGCGAATCATGTTCATCCGGGACCACAACTGCGCGACAGCGTTAAAGCAGGAACCTTTGTTATTTCAGATGGAGGCCATACGGAAACAGATATCTGGTACCGTATTTATCTTGCTGTAAAAGATAGCAGGGGAGAGGTGGATACCACCTATGTGGAAATGCGGCCTGTAACGTCCAATATAACGCTGAAAACGGAACCGGCGGGCCTGCAGCTCCGTCTCAACGATATACCTTTTACCACGCCTTATTCCTCAGCAACTTTATCGGGTATGGTGAGACCGATGGATGCACCTTCTCCGCAAACACTTAACGGCGTAACGTATATTTTCGATCATTGGGCACATGGAGGCGCCAGGGTACAGAATATCCGGATCACTGATAACGATACTACCTTCACTGCGATATTTAAAGCAGCACCGGCTACTATCAACCTGTTGCCGGTACAGGATGCATACGTGAGGGATGGAACAAATGCCGCCACTACTTTTGGCGTGACTGATTCTACGTTGCTCATTACGAAAGTTGCACCTGCCGGACAGTTGAATAACGGGCGTGAAACTTATCTGACATTCGATCTGACCAACAGGGCAAGCGCCGTATCATCCGTAGTGCTGAAAGTATTTGGATATGTAGATGCAGGTGGCTCCCTTATCAGTATACCTGTTGGAGCATATGCTGTAAGCAATACCAGCTGGTCTGAAAAGACGATCAACTGGAATAATAAGCCTGCTGCCGATACGACACTTTTATCGTCTGCCATCCTTACCAATGAGGCGGCGCGATATTATACATGGGACCTGACCAGCTATGTACAGCGTGAACTGGCAGCAGGACGGCGGAAGATCACCCTGGCGCTGAAAAGTCAGCAGGCGCACGATCCGCGTGTATTGCTGAACTCAAAAGAGGCAGGCGCTAATGCGCCGCAGCTGAGCATCATTGCCGATTCCACAGGAGATCCCAATTGTGTTCCTGTTGTTGCCAGCAGCGATGACGGCAATGTGGCGGCGAACGCCATTGATAACGATCTGAATACACGTTGGTCGGCAAGCGGCAACGGGCAGTGGATACAGTTCTGCCTGGGTAACACGGCAACCGTCACAGGTGTGGATATTGCATTCTATAAAGGCGATACCCGTCGCGCGTTATTTGATGTGCAGGTAAGCCCGGATGGAAACGCCTGGAGCAATGCAGCTACCGGTTTACAAAGCAGTGGCACATCACTCAGTTTTGAGAGCTTTAATTTTACTGCCAGAACAGCGAAATATGTGCGTATTCTCGGGCATGGTAATAATGTAAATGAGTGGAACAGCTATGCAGAGGTGAAGATCAAAACAACTGCTAATGCTGCTGCGGACAAAGCAGTGAGCCTGTCGGCACTTACAGTGTATCCTAACCCTGCCGGAGCATCCTTTACCGTGAAATTCAACCTGCCATCAAATGGATACACAACACTGGCTGTATATGATATGGGCGGTAAACAGCTGCTGGTACCGGTGAACGGCAGACTTGCAGCAGGAGCATATACAAAAACAGTATCTGCGGTGTCATTGCCGGCAGGTATGTATGTGGTAAAACTGGTGCATAACGGAAAGGTGAGCAGCCTGAAAATTATCAGGGAATAA
- a CDS encoding RNA polymerase sigma factor: MDCRNGNRKAQEQLYRQLYGFAMAIAMRYAVDEHEAADILTHAFVKMFRSIQSFDVTKGNFHGWLKKIVINESLDHIKQRSRFSSVELETVEEPSVNNSVIEKTDAAAILALVRQLPPATHAVFVLYAIDGYTHREIAEQLNISEGTSKWHLSEARKILQQKLTAIKV, translated from the coding sequence ATTGATTGCCGCAACGGCAATAGGAAAGCACAGGAGCAATTATACCGGCAGCTTTATGGCTTTGCAATGGCTATTGCCATGCGCTATGCTGTCGATGAACATGAGGCTGCTGACATCCTGACCCATGCCTTCGTGAAAATGTTCCGGAGCATCCAATCCTTTGATGTTACGAAAGGAAATTTCCACGGCTGGTTGAAAAAGATCGTTATCAATGAGTCATTGGATCATATCAAACAACGCAGCCGCTTTAGCAGCGTAGAACTGGAAACGGTGGAAGAGCCGTCTGTCAACAACAGTGTCATCGAAAAAACGGATGCCGCTGCCATACTCGCCCTGGTCAGGCAACTACCGCCGGCTACGCATGCCGTGTTCGTCCTGTATGCCATTGACGGCTATACCCACAGGGAGATTGCAGAACAATTAAACATTAGCGAGGGTACCAGCAAATGGCATTTAAGTGAGGCAAGAAAAATTCTTCAACAAAAATTAACAGCAATAAAGGTTTAG